Proteins found in one Nocardia brasiliensis ATCC 700358 genomic segment:
- a CDS encoding ABC transporter substrate-binding protein, producing the protein MKLGRRTAGRGRGVVGRAVAVLAVGLLLTSAACGSDDKGDDASGAVTITHSLGETAVSGTPKRIVTLGNQWLDATLALGVTPVGYADNVSMGSKSKVPWVPDSLNEAKVLSMGSDVVEQIAALEPDLILVPGFMVDKAMYEKLSKLAPTIGPVTPNAQVDQWSDQLATLGKVLHRQADADKVVADVNGRIDGVAHRYPGLRGKTFLTCMLTGPAQLMVLADPKDGSAMLFNRLGMSIPEKIAQEAPAGGRLALSPERLGDLTSDMLVCGALPAFEEKFKRLPGYDALPSVQRNGIAFVDVTTISAINTPTPLSVPFVLDKLDPTFAAVSK; encoded by the coding sequence ATGAAGCTGGGCCGAAGAACGGCGGGTCGGGGTCGCGGCGTGGTCGGTCGCGCTGTTGCGGTGCTCGCGGTGGGTCTGCTGCTGACCTCCGCCGCCTGTGGTTCCGACGACAAGGGCGACGACGCGTCCGGTGCGGTGACGATCACGCATTCGCTGGGTGAGACCGCCGTCAGCGGCACCCCGAAACGCATCGTCACCCTGGGCAACCAGTGGCTCGACGCCACGCTGGCGCTGGGCGTGACGCCGGTCGGCTACGCGGACAACGTCTCGATGGGCAGCAAGTCGAAGGTGCCGTGGGTGCCGGATTCGCTGAACGAGGCGAAGGTGCTCAGCATGGGGTCCGACGTGGTGGAGCAGATCGCCGCGCTGGAACCGGACCTGATCCTGGTGCCCGGCTTCATGGTCGACAAGGCGATGTACGAGAAGTTGTCCAAGCTGGCGCCGACCATCGGACCGGTGACGCCCAACGCGCAGGTCGACCAGTGGTCGGATCAGCTCGCGACGCTCGGCAAGGTGCTGCACCGGCAAGCCGATGCGGACAAGGTGGTCGCCGACGTCAACGGGCGGATCGACGGGGTGGCGCACCGGTATCCGGGCTTGCGCGGCAAGACCTTCCTCACCTGCATGCTGACCGGCCCCGCGCAGTTGATGGTGCTGGCCGATCCGAAGGACGGTTCGGCCATGCTGTTCAACCGGCTCGGCATGTCGATCCCCGAGAAGATCGCGCAGGAGGCGCCCGCCGGCGGCCGCCTGGCACTGTCGCCGGAACGGTTGGGCGACTTGACCTCCGACATGCTGGTCTGCGGCGCGTTGCCCGCGTTCGAGGAGAAGTTCAAGCGGCTGCCCGGCTACGACGCGTTGCCGTCGGTGCAGCGCAACGGCATCGCCTTCGTCGACGTGACGACGATCAGCGCGATCAATACCCCGACGCCGCTGTCGGTGCCTTTCGTGCTGGACAAGCTGGATCCGACGTTCGCTGCTGTGAGCAAGTAG
- a CDS encoding condensation domain-containing protein encodes MSDSLVRNVHRATTTGDRGTPLSLAQQAVLLPERLRRTAAANLFVALEVVGDLDDEAFEQAAIAMLTEHEILCTVFPDDRRVPYQRVVAVPDAVIETVRIEEAALDSALRSDAVHRFDLVHDLPIRLRRYALPDRAVVSITVHPVAADDRTVDLLAAGLFAAYEHGQAEPAAAQYRSLVAAQLKALGSTAADDPDLAYWTARLADLPERATPILDDEPGAEGPRRSFRLPRPTFDAVRGAHDASVVFAALVARTLGEAGLGDDVPVGVVEAAPAESGTVLGNTANQLVLRLDSVRTGLPRELVDATAACATEARAHARTRIERLTHQLKGTGAVVTGALFQVLVGVRVDGPIALSTSEYTVRELHRRTARPYGVDLVVDVAIDPDGATVTLDFPALAGRRALDDLAVHLESRCAAWADGTDVALDVTLFTEPGATGDLAGGPGLGGAPQTDAERVVAAAIRKVLELDEDDEVGRADTFFSLGGDSIAALRLVTDLAEQGYVLDVQTVFAFPTVHELATQLAEGEPVAAAPAPAAAAPMSASGLDPAALAALGKKFGAK; translated from the coding sequence ATGTCAGATTCGCTGGTGCGAAACGTGCACAGGGCCACCACCACTGGTGATCGTGGCACGCCGCTGTCACTCGCGCAGCAGGCCGTGCTGCTGCCGGAACGCCTGCGGCGCACCGCCGCCGCGAATCTGTTCGTCGCGCTGGAAGTCGTCGGCGATCTGGACGACGAGGCGTTCGAGCAGGCGGCCATCGCGATGCTGACCGAGCACGAGATTCTGTGCACGGTCTTCCCGGACGATCGTCGCGTGCCCTATCAGCGCGTGGTCGCCGTGCCGGACGCCGTGATCGAGACCGTCCGCATCGAGGAGGCCGCGCTGGACTCCGCGCTGCGCTCGGACGCGGTGCACCGCTTCGACCTGGTGCACGACCTGCCGATCCGGCTGCGGCGCTATGCATTGCCCGACCGCGCTGTCGTTTCGATCACGGTGCATCCGGTCGCCGCCGACGACCGCACGGTGGATCTGCTGGCGGCCGGGCTCTTCGCGGCCTACGAGCACGGCCAGGCCGAGCCCGCCGCGGCGCAGTACCGCAGCCTGGTCGCGGCGCAACTGAAAGCGCTGGGCAGCACCGCCGCCGACGACCCGGACCTGGCCTACTGGACGGCGCGGCTCGCGGATCTGCCCGAACGCGCGACCCCGATCCTCGACGACGAGCCCGGCGCGGAGGGCCCGCGCCGGTCCTTCCGTCTGCCGCGGCCCACGTTCGACGCCGTGCGCGGCGCGCACGACGCGAGCGTGGTCTTCGCCGCGCTCGTGGCCAGGACGCTCGGCGAGGCGGGCCTCGGCGACGATGTGCCGGTGGGTGTGGTCGAGGCCGCGCCGGCGGAGTCGGGCACGGTCCTCGGCAATACCGCCAATCAGCTGGTGTTGCGGTTGGATTCGGTGCGGACGGGCCTGCCCCGGGAACTCGTCGATGCGACCGCGGCCTGCGCCACCGAGGCCCGGGCGCACGCGCGGACCAGGATCGAACGGCTCACTCATCAGTTGAAGGGCACCGGCGCGGTGGTGACCGGCGCGCTCTTCCAGGTGCTCGTCGGAGTGCGGGTCGACGGTCCGATCGCGCTCAGCACCTCTGAATACACAGTGCGCGAACTGCACCGGCGCACTGCCCGCCCGTACGGGGTGGATCTCGTCGTGGACGTCGCGATCGACCCCGACGGCGCCACCGTCACCCTCGATTTCCCGGCCCTGGCGGGCCGCCGCGCCCTCGACGACCTCGCCGTCCATCTCGAAAGCCGTTGCGCGGCATGGGCCGACGGCACCGACGTGGCCCTCGACGTGACACTGTTCACCGAGCCGGGCGCGACCGGTGACCTGGCGGGCGGCCCGGGACTTGGCGGCGCGCCGCAAACCGACGCCGAACGCGTTGTCGCGGCGGCGATCCGGAAGGTGCTCGAGCTCGACGAGGACGACGAGGTCGGCCGCGCGGACACCTTCTTCTCGCTCGGCGGCGACTCGATCGCCGCGCTGCGCCTGGTCACCGACCTGGCCGAGCAGGGCTACGTGCTAGACGTGCAAACCGTTTTCGCCTTCCCGACGGTGCACGAACTCGCCACGCAGCTGGCCGAGGGCGAGCCCGTTGCCGCGGCGCCCGCCCCGGCCGCCGCGGCGCCGATGAGCGCGTCCGGCCTGGACCCCGCGGCGCTGGCGGCGCTCGGCAAGAAGTTCGGTGCGAAGTGA
- a CDS encoding AMP-binding protein, giving the protein MSTEILDVVALSPLQRGLYSVSTMSGEVDPYLVTFAARIDDLVDLPGLRVAFDAVLQRYPHLGAAVLTDGLPHPVLVITSDGRIGWREVDLRETADPEAAAQQLYWDEGRVRIDLDNGPLFRVTVARVAEHSYELICTAHHIVVDGWSIPLIFADLIALYGGGGSALPPAPPLREHAAWLATRDTAASIAAWTEALAGLSPMPMLAPPAPGDIPVLGTAEFDRAETELVANWARSQGITMNTVCQMAWARVLSGLTGRDDVVFGQTTSGRDASLPHADRLVGALVTTIPVRVRMDERSPARIGAELQRTVAQLRAHEYLGIAEITKHADAGQLFDTLLVFENTPLGEITTSMQLTGGATMRPRRIDSPSHYPIAVVPVLEDQRLITRVEIRPDLVDRFDPDQLARRVLAVIRRLVDAERGCDVDLLLAGEPAALTVAPQSPVPYASVPAALLAAADRAAEQVAVVDAAGEQSFTEFGSAVQTLAAGLRAAGVRPGAAVAVVLPRDRRVLHAPFAIGLAGALCVHVDPATPADRLAYMFEAANVGVVLGDESLADTLRLVREQGREFVHAVPDDSGVLRVLGASGPVEANVPVPQQDRNAPCYVVFTSGTTGRPKGVVVPHGALLNHWSNHERRIFAPLAAQSGRQLRIGHGWSTGFDAAWQPTVALLSGHTVVLLGDKERTDAEQIVAAIEQQRIDIFDTSPSMLNRLIAAGLFTPSPDPSEPAGESCPLLVLALGGEAISQDTWTRLRRLPTTRVINFYGPTETTVEALMADVHEHAAPTIGRTFDNLAAEVLDHRLRPVPPGGHGELYLSGAQLALGYLGRPATTAAAFVAGGGGRRYRTGDLVRRTAAGTVVYEGRIDSQVKINGYRVEPDEATVVLRELDGVTHAAALAFVENGRTRLGALVVAERSVAEIRAALAQRLPRFLVPTRIVHVEQIPLNRNDKLDVHAATALLHAPVTDAVVAEPATETERTLLGLIAAMGEGRTAAVGVLDNLADLGIDSIGIIDLVSRLRGAGYRVTAKDVVAAGDLRELASKLDTAATDDVAEAAHTPAGTVLALTALAHEIIANGDYRYLAQSQVITLPDDATVELVVARLHALAAAHPTLRSRLDTETHGTPVLIVEESIDAATCSVLTDTAADPAARLAETVDRLDPAAGRMLAATVLDGGPGRRRLLLSIHHLAVDVVSWLILVDDLRRLEQGEPPLNEQPREAEPAAAPAAPLPILGTALGGRLTDPATDRAGKVIQRVRELGPEPTERFLARCAETGIPLEDMLILACARTFADSADAAGRVALTRESHGRPAEDDTRQVGWFTVEETVLVPVTDLGGWTPDAGPLPLAERTLAARGQLRLNHLGRFDVLSFGSGPWTPAPLAEFTAEFGVAGHPDLPVRFTVDVMTAVVPRDGRPSLVAQFDVNSAVLDEADTDVRVDRWAAVLTELTAG; this is encoded by the coding sequence GTGAGCACCGAGATCCTCGACGTCGTCGCGCTGTCGCCGCTGCAGCGTGGCCTCTATTCGGTCAGCACCATGTCGGGTGAGGTCGATCCGTACCTGGTGACGTTCGCCGCGCGGATCGACGACTTGGTCGATCTGCCCGGTCTGCGGGTGGCGTTCGACGCAGTGCTGCAACGCTATCCGCACTTGGGCGCGGCCGTGCTGACCGACGGCCTGCCGCACCCGGTGCTGGTGATCACCTCGGACGGGCGGATCGGCTGGCGCGAGGTGGATTTGCGCGAGACCGCGGACCCCGAAGCCGCCGCCCAGCAGCTCTATTGGGACGAAGGCCGGGTGCGCATCGACCTGGACAACGGCCCGCTGTTCCGGGTGACCGTGGCGCGGGTCGCCGAGCACTCCTACGAATTGATCTGCACCGCACACCACATCGTGGTCGACGGCTGGTCCATCCCGTTGATCTTCGCCGATCTGATCGCGTTGTACGGTGGCGGCGGATCGGCGCTGCCGCCCGCCCCGCCGCTGCGCGAGCACGCGGCGTGGCTGGCCACCCGCGACACCGCGGCCTCCATCGCGGCCTGGACCGAGGCGCTCGCCGGGCTGTCGCCGATGCCGATGCTCGCGCCGCCCGCGCCGGGCGACATCCCGGTGCTCGGCACCGCCGAATTCGACCGCGCGGAAACCGAACTGGTCGCCAACTGGGCCCGCTCCCAGGGCATCACCATGAACACCGTGTGCCAAATGGCCTGGGCCCGGGTGCTTTCCGGCCTCACCGGACGCGACGACGTGGTGTTCGGGCAGACCACCTCCGGACGCGACGCGTCGCTGCCCCATGCCGATCGGTTGGTCGGCGCGCTCGTCACCACCATTCCGGTGCGGGTGCGGATGGACGAACGCTCGCCCGCGCGGATCGGTGCCGAGCTGCAACGCACCGTGGCGCAGTTGCGGGCGCACGAATATCTGGGCATCGCCGAGATCACCAAACACGCCGACGCCGGCCAGCTTTTCGACACGCTGCTGGTCTTCGAGAACACCCCACTCGGCGAGATCACCACCTCGATGCAGTTGACGGGTGGCGCCACGATGCGGCCGCGCCGGATCGATTCCCCCAGCCACTATCCGATCGCGGTGGTGCCGGTGCTGGAGGACCAGCGGCTCATCACCCGGGTCGAAATCCGCCCCGACCTGGTGGACCGATTCGATCCGGATCAGCTGGCGCGCCGGGTGCTGGCGGTCATCCGGCGGTTGGTCGACGCCGAGCGCGGTTGCGATGTCGACCTTTTGCTTGCCGGCGAACCCGCCGCGCTGACCGTCGCGCCGCAGTCGCCGGTGCCGTACGCCTCGGTGCCCGCGGCCTTGCTCGCGGCCGCGGATCGGGCCGCTGAACAAGTAGCCGTGGTCGACGCTGCCGGAGAGCAGTCCTTCACGGAATTCGGCTCGGCCGTACAGACTTTGGCCGCGGGCCTGCGCGCTGCGGGGGTGCGGCCTGGTGCCGCGGTGGCGGTAGTGCTGCCCCGCGATCGCCGGGTGTTGCACGCGCCGTTCGCGATCGGCCTCGCCGGTGCGCTGTGCGTGCACGTGGACCCCGCGACGCCCGCTGACCGGTTGGCCTACATGTTCGAGGCGGCCAACGTCGGCGTCGTGCTCGGCGACGAATCGCTGGCCGACACCTTGCGACTCGTCCGCGAGCAGGGACGTGAGTTCGTGCACGCGGTACCGGACGATAGCGGTGTGCTGCGGGTGCTCGGCGCGTCCGGCCCGGTCGAGGCGAATGTGCCGGTGCCGCAGCAGGATCGGAACGCGCCCTGCTACGTGGTGTTCACCTCCGGCACCACGGGCCGCCCGAAAGGCGTGGTGGTCCCGCACGGCGCGCTGCTGAACCACTGGTCGAACCACGAGCGGCGGATCTTCGCGCCGCTCGCCGCGCAGTCCGGACGGCAGCTGCGGATCGGGCACGGCTGGTCGACCGGTTTCGACGCCGCCTGGCAGCCGACGGTCGCGCTGCTCAGCGGGCACACGGTCGTCTTGCTCGGCGACAAGGAACGCACCGACGCCGAGCAGATCGTGGCGGCGATCGAGCAGCAGCGCATCGACATCTTCGACACCTCGCCGTCGATGTTGAACCGGTTGATCGCGGCCGGCCTGTTCACCCCGAGCCCCGACCCGTCCGAGCCCGCAGGGGAGTCCTGCCCGCTGCTGGTGCTCGCGCTGGGTGGCGAGGCGATCAGTCAGGACACCTGGACACGGCTGCGTCGCTTGCCGACCACCCGGGTCATCAACTTCTACGGCCCGACCGAGACCACGGTGGAAGCGCTGATGGCCGACGTGCACGAGCACGCGGCGCCGACGATCGGGCGCACCTTCGACAACCTGGCGGCCGAGGTGCTCGACCATCGGCTGCGCCCGGTGCCGCCCGGCGGTCACGGCGAGTTGTACCTCTCCGGTGCGCAACTCGCGCTCGGTTATCTCGGCAGGCCGGCCACCACGGCCGCCGCCTTCGTCGCCGGCGGGGGCGGAAGGCGTTACCGCACCGGCGATCTGGTGCGCCGGACCGCCGCGGGCACGGTGGTCTATGAAGGGCGCATCGACAGCCAGGTCAAGATCAACGGTTACCGGGTGGAGCCCGACGAGGCGACGGTCGTGTTGCGTGAGCTCGACGGCGTAACGCACGCCGCCGCACTGGCTTTCGTGGAGAACGGCCGGACCCGGCTGGGTGCCTTGGTCGTCGCCGAGCGGTCCGTCGCCGAGATCCGCGCCGCCCTCGCGCAGCGCCTGCCCCGGTTCCTGGTGCCGACCCGGATCGTGCACGTCGAACAGATCCCGTTGAACCGCAACGACAAACTCGACGTCCACGCCGCGACGGCACTATTGCACGCACCGGTCACCGATGCGGTGGTGGCCGAGCCCGCCACCGAGACCGAGCGGACCCTGCTGGGGCTGATCGCCGCGATGGGCGAGGGGCGCACGGCGGCGGTCGGCGTGCTGGACAATCTGGCCGATCTGGGCATCGACAGCATCGGCATCATCGATCTGGTGTCCCGGCTGCGCGGCGCGGGCTACCGGGTCACCGCGAAAGACGTTGTCGCCGCAGGGGATCTGCGCGAACTCGCGAGCAAGCTGGACACCGCGGCGACCGACGACGTCGCCGAGGCCGCGCACACGCCCGCAGGCACCGTCCTTGCGCTCACCGCGCTGGCACACGAGATCATCGCCAACGGCGACTACCGCTACCTCGCGCAGAGCCAGGTGATCACGCTGCCCGACGACGCGACGGTCGAACTGGTCGTCGCACGACTGCACGCCTTGGCCGCGGCGCACCCAACGCTGCGTTCGCGCCTCGACACCGAAACGCACGGCACCCCGGTGCTGATCGTCGAGGAATCCATCGACGCGGCAACCTGTTCGGTGCTCACCGACACCGCGGCGGACCCTGCGGCGCGCCTGGCCGAGACCGTGGACCGGCTCGACCCGGCGGCAGGCCGCATGCTCGCCGCCACCGTGCTGGACGGCGGGCCGGGTCGGCGCCGCCTGCTGCTGTCCATCCATCACCTCGCCGTCGACGTGGTCTCCTGGTTGATCCTGGTCGATGACCTGCGCAGGCTCGAACAGGGCGAACCTCCGCTGAACGAGCAACCCCGCGAGGCGGAACCGGCCGCGGCGCCGGCCGCGCCGCTGCCGATCCTCGGCACCGCCCTCGGCGGCCGGTTGACCGATCCGGCCACCGATCGTGCGGGCAAGGTGATCCAGCGGGTGCGCGAGCTCGGACCCGAGCCCACCGAGCGGTTCCTCGCACGGTGTGCCGAGACCGGAATCCCGTTGGAGGACATGCTGATTCTGGCCTGTGCGCGCACTTTCGCGGACAGCGCGGACGCCGCGGGCCGAGTCGCGCTGACCAGGGAGTCGCACGGCAGGCCCGCCGAGGACGACACCCGCCAGGTCGGGTGGTTCACGGTGGAGGAGACGGTCCTGGTGCCGGTGACCGACCTCGGCGGCTGGACGCCGGATGCGGGGCCGCTGCCGTTGGCCGAGCGCACGCTCGCGGCGCGCGGCCAGCTGCGGCTCAATCATCTGGGCCGGTTCGACGTGCTGAGCTTCGGTTCCGGACCGTGGACACCGGCACCGCTGGCGGAATTCACCGCCGAGTTCGGCGTCGCGGGTCACCCGGATCTGCCGGTGCGGTTCACGGTCGACGTGATGACGGCGGTGGTCCCGCGCGACGGCAGGCCGTCGCTGGTCGCCCAATTCGACGTGAATTCGGCGGTTCTGGACGAAGCGGACACCGATGTCCGGGTCGACCGTTGGGCCGCGGTACTGACCGAGCTCACCGCTGGGTGA
- a CDS encoding non-ribosomal peptide synthetase, whose amino-acid sequence MFGKAELRDMVAADLGVAPETVGYDDDLVSLGMHSMKLMHLAAKWRKQGYEVRSSALALNPTITGWAELLGVSQVVEEIVPAPAPAAETATETDEFALATMQHAYWVGRRQDQRLGGVAAHLYVEFDGRGLQADRMRRAAERLVAHHAMLRAQFLDSGTQRIPPAPLVPVCHTLDLSAHSASEVETALEGLRQDKSHQRMDVAAGQVVDIAVTVLPGGAHRLHLDVDMVAADAQSYRRILDDLATLYEADDEALEPLGFTFRDYLAAKARTAPDNSADAQWWAQKAPTLPDIPSLPVVPENERPDPSRSIRLHHWFDAGEKARLQQYAHGNGVTPAVALATVFSEAIARWSAQQRFLLNLPLFAREPLHDDIDRVVGDFTNSVLVDVDARTTESMVARAKRLQRELHTSAVHSGYEGLDVLRDLGRLRGAPVTPSVVFTSGLDLGELFSERVTRVFGEPVWILSQGPQVDLDAQVVELAGGLLVNWDIRRDALPEGVAAAMFAEFRDTLTALVRPDADWSAELALPLPQPQRAVRDSANDTAAELGARTLHDAFFALAQQHPDRVALRWRDGGSAGYGELATQALAVARALADAGATSGDTVAVVVPKGHRQIPAVLGVLAAGAAYLPIGVDQPSARRDRILARGGVRVAIVDDAQNLPDAVTGIALTDALAGPGLDRPVATTPDAIAYVLFTSGSTGEPKGVEVSHRAAANTIDAIGARFDLGPDDRLIGLSALSFDLSVYDIFAPLSLGGTLACVDAETERDAAAWATLIAESGVTVLNCAPGLIGMLLDLTSPEQLRSLRLVLTGGDKVKTELAQRMRALVPGLRFVGLGGTTETAIHSTVCEVTGDFPAAWVNVPYGTPLANVQLRVVNERGEDCPDWVLGELWIGGTSVADGYRGDPQRTADRFVQVDGVRWYRTGDLARYLPDGTVDFLGRADHQVKIRGYRVELGEVESALHGLAAVREAVALITPSGRLAAAVTAAAPVEPAELAEQLRELLPGYMIPEVVEVLDAIPLTANGKLDRAAVGARFADDADTRNVYVPPANEVEAAVEYITAQVLGVDRLGVETDFFDVGGNSILATTLTGQIRGLLAVQGFGVTGVLEGRTVRRISAGLLAAEPSSDRLVQVARILLELAEIDLPTPAALV is encoded by the coding sequence ATGTTCGGCAAGGCTGAACTGCGCGACATGGTGGCGGCAGATCTCGGCGTAGCACCCGAAACGGTGGGTTACGACGACGATCTGGTGAGCCTGGGCATGCATTCGATGAAGCTCATGCACCTGGCCGCCAAGTGGCGCAAACAGGGCTACGAGGTGCGTAGTTCGGCCCTCGCGCTGAATCCGACGATCACCGGATGGGCGGAGTTGCTGGGAGTGAGCCAGGTGGTCGAGGAGATCGTGCCCGCGCCCGCTCCGGCCGCCGAAACCGCCACCGAGACGGACGAATTCGCGTTGGCGACGATGCAGCACGCCTACTGGGTGGGCCGTCGGCAGGATCAGCGGCTCGGCGGTGTCGCGGCACACCTCTACGTCGAATTCGACGGCCGTGGCCTGCAGGCCGATCGGATGCGGCGTGCGGCCGAACGCCTGGTCGCGCACCACGCGATGCTGCGGGCACAGTTCCTGGACAGCGGCACGCAGCGGATCCCGCCCGCGCCGTTGGTACCGGTCTGCCACACCCTCGACCTGAGCGCGCACTCCGCGTCCGAGGTCGAGACCGCGCTGGAGGGCCTCCGCCAGGACAAAAGCCACCAGCGCATGGACGTCGCGGCGGGCCAGGTGGTGGACATCGCGGTGACGGTGCTGCCCGGCGGCGCGCATCGCCTGCACCTCGACGTCGACATGGTGGCCGCCGACGCCCAGAGCTACCGCCGCATCCTGGACGACCTCGCCACGCTCTACGAAGCCGACGACGAGGCACTCGAGCCGCTCGGTTTCACCTTCCGCGACTACCTCGCCGCCAAAGCGCGCACCGCCCCGGACAATTCCGCCGACGCGCAGTGGTGGGCACAGAAAGCGCCGACGCTGCCCGATATCCCGTCGCTGCCGGTGGTACCGGAGAACGAACGGCCGGACCCGTCGCGCAGTATCCGTCTGCACCACTGGTTCGACGCCGGAGAGAAGGCTCGGCTGCAGCAGTACGCGCACGGCAACGGCGTGACGCCCGCCGTCGCGCTGGCCACCGTGTTCAGCGAGGCCATCGCGCGCTGGTCGGCGCAGCAGCGCTTCCTGCTGAACCTGCCGCTGTTCGCGCGCGAGCCGCTGCACGACGACATCGACCGCGTGGTGGGCGATTTCACCAACTCCGTGCTGGTCGACGTCGACGCGCGCACCACCGAATCGATGGTGGCCCGGGCGAAGCGATTGCAGCGCGAACTGCACACCTCGGCCGTGCACTCCGGCTACGAGGGCTTGGACGTACTGCGCGATCTGGGCAGGCTGCGCGGCGCGCCGGTCACCCCGTCGGTGGTGTTCACCTCGGGCCTGGACCTGGGAGAGTTGTTCTCCGAGCGCGTCACTCGCGTGTTCGGCGAGCCGGTCTGGATCCTCTCGCAGGGACCGCAGGTCGACCTGGACGCGCAGGTCGTCGAGCTCGCCGGCGGCTTGCTCGTCAACTGGGACATCCGCCGCGACGCGCTGCCCGAGGGCGTCGCGGCGGCGATGTTCGCCGAATTCCGCGACACGCTCACCGCACTCGTGCGGCCGGACGCGGACTGGTCTGCCGAGCTGGCGCTGCCGCTGCCGCAACCGCAACGCGCGGTGCGTGACTCGGCCAACGACACCGCCGCCGAGCTGGGCGCGCGCACCCTGCACGACGCGTTCTTCGCACTCGCGCAACAGCATCCGGACCGCGTCGCGCTGCGCTGGCGCGACGGCGGGTCGGCCGGCTACGGGGAACTGGCCACCCAGGCGCTTGCGGTCGCCCGTGCACTCGCCGATGCCGGGGCCACCTCCGGCGACACCGTGGCCGTGGTGGTGCCGAAGGGGCACCGGCAAATTCCCGCTGTGCTCGGTGTGCTCGCCGCGGGCGCGGCCTACCTGCCGATCGGCGTCGATCAGCCGAGCGCGCGCCGGGATCGGATCCTCGCGCGCGGTGGCGTGCGGGTGGCGATCGTCGACGATGCCCAGAACCTGCCCGACGCGGTGACCGGAATCGCGCTCACCGACGCGCTGGCGGGGCCCGGCCTGGACCGGCCGGTGGCCACGACGCCGGACGCCATCGCCTACGTGCTGTTCACCTCCGGATCGACCGGGGAGCCCAAGGGTGTCGAGGTGAGCCACCGTGCGGCCGCCAACACCATCGACGCGATCGGCGCCCGTTTCGATCTCGGGCCGGACGATCGGCTGATCGGGTTGTCCGCGTTGAGCTTCGACCTGTCGGTGTACGACATCTTCGCGCCGCTGTCGCTGGGCGGGACGCTCGCCTGTGTCGACGCGGAGACCGAGCGTGATGCCGCCGCGTGGGCCACCCTCATCGCGGAGTCCGGTGTGACCGTGCTCAATTGCGCGCCCGGCCTGATCGGCATGCTGCTCGATCTCACCTCGCCCGAGCAGCTGCGTTCGCTGCGGCTCGTGCTGACCGGCGGTGACAAGGTGAAAACCGAACTCGCACAGCGGATGCGCGCGCTGGTGCCCGGCTTGCGCTTCGTCGGCCTCGGCGGCACCACCGAGACCGCGATCCACTCCACCGTCTGCGAGGTCACCGGCGATTTCCCGGCCGCGTGGGTCAACGTGCCCTACGGCACGCCGCTGGCCAACGTGCAGTTGCGCGTGGTGAACGAGCGCGGCGAGGACTGCCCGGACTGGGTGCTCGGTGAACTCTGGATCGGCGGTACGAGCGTCGCCGACGGTTACCGCGGCGACCCGCAGCGCACGGCGGACCGCTTCGTTCAGGTCGACGGCGTGCGCTGGTACCGCACCGGTGATCTGGCCCGCTACCTGCCCGACGGCACCGTCGATTTCCTCGGCCGCGCCGACCACCAGGTCAAGATTCGTGGCTACCGAGTCGAACTCGGCGAGGTCGAGTCGGCGCTGCACGGGCTCGCCGCGGTTCGCGAGGCCGTCGCGCTGATCACGCCCTCCGGCCGGCTCGCCGCCGCGGTGACCGCCGCCGCGCCGGTCGAGCCCGCCGAACTCGCCGAGCAACTGCGAGAACTGCTGCCCGGCTACATGATTCCTGAGGTCGTCGAGGTGCTCGACGCCATCCCGCTGACCGCCAACGGCAAGCTCGACCGCGCGGCGGTCGGCGCCCGGTTCGCCGATGACGCCGACACCCGCAACGTCTATGTGCCCCCGGCGAACGAGGTCGAGGCCGCGGTCGAATACATCACCGCCCAGGTGCTCGGCGTCGATCGCCTCGGCGTCGAAACCGACTTCTTCGACGTCGGCGGCAACTCGATCCTGGCGACCACACTCACCGGCCAGATCCGCGGGCTGCTCGCGGTGCAGGGGTTCGGGGTCACCGGCGTGCTCGAAGGGCGCACGGTGCGCCGGATCAGCGCGGGTCTGCTCGCCGCCGAGCCGTCATCGGACCGGCTGGTCCAGGTGGCGCGCATCCTGCTCGAGCTGGCCGAGATCGACCTGCCCACGCCGGCGGCCCTGGTGTAG